From Pseudobacteriovorax antillogorgiicola, the proteins below share one genomic window:
- the pheA gene encoding prephenate dehydratase has translation MVVVGFQGIPGAYSEMAANKVFAEQSYTLRGFPSFDKIFRAVETKKLDYGVIPIENSLAGSIHENYDHLLNHKVWISGEYYLRVKHSLLASPGAKMRTIKKVYSHPQALGQCAGFLKAKGFEPVPYFDTAGSARLVAEQSDPTIAAIAGAHAAEDYELSVLRNSIEDDKKNYTRFFVVQAKPPRTKPKAKTKSSIVFSLKNVPGGLHKSLSVFAIRDIDLMKIESRPLKGSPWKYLFYLDFAGSIHDEVIDRALGHLSEITTMIKVLGSYSAAPLQ, from the coding sequence GTGGTTGTTGTTGGTTTTCAGGGGATACCAGGGGCCTACAGTGAAATGGCGGCCAATAAGGTTTTTGCCGAGCAATCGTATACCCTTCGGGGCTTTCCCAGTTTCGACAAGATTTTTCGAGCCGTGGAGACTAAGAAGCTAGATTATGGGGTGATTCCCATTGAAAACTCCCTAGCTGGCAGTATCCATGAGAACTATGACCACCTGCTCAATCACAAGGTGTGGATTAGTGGTGAGTACTATCTTCGGGTTAAACATAGCCTTTTGGCCAGCCCTGGAGCCAAGATGAGAACGATAAAAAAGGTGTACTCTCATCCCCAGGCTTTAGGTCAGTGTGCTGGGTTTCTTAAAGCCAAGGGTTTTGAGCCAGTGCCATACTTTGATACGGCTGGTTCCGCTCGCTTGGTGGCGGAGCAAAGTGATCCCACCATCGCGGCGATTGCTGGAGCCCACGCTGCGGAAGACTATGAACTATCAGTGCTACGCAATTCGATAGAAGATGATAAGAAAAACTACACTCGCTTCTTCGTTGTTCAGGCAAAACCTCCACGAACGAAGCCCAAGGCTAAGACTAAAAGCTCGATAGTCTTTTCTCTTAAGAATGTGCCAGGCGGGCTTCATAAAAGCCTTAGTGTATTTGCGATTCGGGACATCGATCTGATGAAAATTGAGTCCCGTCCATTGAAGGGAAGCCCCTGGAAATATCTTTTCTACTTGGATTTTGCTGGCTCTATTCACGATGAGGTGATCGATCGTGCTCTGGGCCATCTGTCAGAAATTACAACAATGATCAAGGTGCTAGGGTCCTACTCAGCAGCGCCGCTTCAATAA
- the ligA gene encoding NAD-dependent DNA ligase LigA codes for MTYKPDAVKSLADAIMRHKRLYYQGKPEISDADYDRLEDQLRQLAPEHPALEYVGSDAPGVNRKVAHETPMLSLQKTYVLDDLISWKGDHDIVGTWKVDGNSLSLVYKKGQLVLAKTRGNGRLGEDVTSKAQWVSDLVPRLQQPLDCEIRGELYCTEHHFAELVDEMLDLGLERPSNPRNIVAGLLGRRSHLNLARYFNFLAFEVLSDDSALHFKDEIEKFAWLTAEGFPIPEPKLIHKESELSAYLDQVKSVMEAGEIGLDGAVFSFNNRDLHYELGNTSHHPRYKMSYKWQGQTAVSVIKDITWATSRLGVITPVAVIEPVTLSGAKITNITLHNAEHVMAYNLKKGDEIEIVRSGEVIPKFLEVKKAAPGRYSWPAACGDCNETLEFDGVRLRCLNEAGCPAQQTGFILNWIRCAEIDDLSEKRLAAMQDLGLVSQVDDLYHLSVEDFLKLPLTKEKMAQKLWKNVQKSKTLPLARFLNGLGIQGTGLTSWEKILEDLPSLDKVRQASEDQIKAIDGFAEKTAQQIVAGLSAKSNIIDALLAAGLKPKAPSRSTSADGIFGGQTFVITGTLSKPRAEIEGLIKQAGGKTSSSVSKKTTAVITNDPDSGSSKMKKAQTLGIPVWSEDNLLEKLEA; via the coding sequence ATGACATATAAGCCGGATGCGGTCAAGTCTTTGGCTGATGCAATTATGAGGCACAAACGTCTCTACTACCAAGGCAAACCAGAAATCAGTGACGCTGACTACGACCGGCTAGAGGACCAGCTGAGACAACTGGCGCCAGAGCATCCGGCATTGGAATACGTTGGCTCAGACGCTCCAGGTGTGAATCGCAAGGTCGCTCACGAAACTCCTATGCTTTCCCTTCAAAAGACTTATGTTCTTGATGACCTCATCTCGTGGAAGGGAGACCACGATATTGTAGGGACTTGGAAGGTCGATGGCAATAGCCTCAGCCTTGTATACAAAAAGGGCCAATTGGTTCTGGCAAAAACCCGAGGCAATGGTCGCCTTGGAGAAGATGTCACCAGCAAAGCGCAATGGGTTAGCGATCTCGTGCCTCGTTTGCAACAACCATTAGACTGTGAGATCCGTGGCGAGCTTTACTGCACTGAGCATCACTTCGCTGAGTTAGTTGATGAGATGCTTGATCTTGGGCTCGAACGCCCGAGCAATCCACGCAATATCGTTGCGGGCCTACTAGGTCGTCGCAGTCACTTGAACCTGGCACGTTACTTTAATTTCTTGGCTTTCGAAGTCCTTAGCGACGACAGTGCGCTTCACTTCAAAGATGAAATAGAAAAGTTTGCCTGGCTCACAGCCGAAGGCTTTCCTATCCCGGAGCCGAAGTTGATCCACAAAGAGTCTGAGCTATCGGCGTATTTGGACCAAGTCAAGTCCGTGATGGAAGCAGGGGAAATAGGGTTGGATGGGGCTGTGTTTTCATTCAACAATCGCGACCTGCACTATGAGCTTGGCAATACTTCTCATCACCCTCGATACAAAATGTCCTATAAATGGCAGGGTCAGACCGCTGTCTCAGTTATCAAAGACATCACCTGGGCGACGTCTCGCTTAGGAGTCATCACCCCAGTCGCAGTGATTGAACCCGTTACGCTCAGTGGTGCTAAGATCACCAACATCACGCTTCATAATGCCGAGCATGTGATGGCTTACAACTTGAAGAAGGGCGATGAGATCGAGATTGTGAGATCAGGAGAGGTGATTCCAAAGTTTTTAGAGGTCAAAAAAGCCGCTCCTGGGCGCTATAGTTGGCCAGCTGCCTGTGGTGATTGCAATGAAACCCTTGAGTTTGACGGTGTTCGTTTGCGGTGTCTTAACGAAGCGGGCTGCCCAGCTCAACAAACAGGTTTTATTCTCAATTGGATTCGCTGTGCTGAAATCGATGATCTCAGCGAGAAACGTTTGGCTGCAATGCAGGACTTGGGATTGGTATCGCAGGTTGATGATCTCTATCACCTCAGCGTTGAAGACTTTCTGAAGCTGCCTCTCACGAAGGAAAAGATGGCTCAGAAGCTTTGGAAAAACGTGCAGAAAAGTAAAACTCTGCCTCTGGCACGCTTTCTTAATGGGCTGGGGATTCAGGGTACAGGCCTCACTTCATGGGAAAAGATTCTTGAAGACTTGCCAAGCTTGGACAAGGTTCGACAAGCCTCAGAAGATCAGATCAAGGCTATCGACGGATTTGCAGAAAAAACGGCTCAACAGATTGTTGCTGGCCTATCAGCTAAATCAAATATTATAGACGCTTTGCTCGCAGCAGGGTTGAAACCTAAAGCGCCGTCGCGAAGCACTTCTGCTGATGGCATCTTCGGTGGGCAGACGTTTGTTATTACGGGAACCCTATCGAAGCCGCGAGCTGAAATTGAGGGGTTGATTAAACAAGCTGGAGGCAAAACCAGTTCATCGGTTTCCAAAAAAACAACAGCAGTGATCACCAATGATCCAGACTCAGGCTCTTCGAAAATGAAGAAGGCACAGACCTTGGGAATTCCGGTGTGGAGTGAAGATAACCTTTTAGAGAAGCTTGAAGCATAG
- a CDS encoding methyltransferase domain-containing protein gives MEQKEPWQERWRSGRTGWDHGDAHPALFEIMAIASREGGLSKAARVVVPGCGRGHEAAALAESGYTVTALDFVDEAIQQALSLYEHVPGLTFKAQDFFLEEPDQYDALVDRAMLCALQPDHRHEYVAKVSEILKPEGLFLGILFAEQDPPRDEGPPFMLNEAQIEALFGSGFDLVSWESQPNRATPSIITREWLCVWRKKS, from the coding sequence ATGGAGCAAAAAGAGCCCTGGCAAGAGCGCTGGAGGTCGGGTCGAACAGGCTGGGACCACGGAGATGCCCATCCGGCATTGTTTGAGATCATGGCTATTGCAAGCCGGGAAGGAGGGCTTAGTAAAGCCGCTCGTGTGGTGGTGCCCGGTTGTGGGCGAGGGCACGAAGCAGCAGCTCTAGCAGAATCTGGTTATACAGTGACAGCTCTCGACTTTGTTGATGAAGCGATTCAGCAAGCCTTAAGTCTTTACGAACATGTTCCAGGGCTAACTTTCAAGGCCCAAGATTTCTTTCTGGAGGAGCCGGATCAGTATGATGCCCTTGTGGATCGCGCTATGCTTTGTGCTTTGCAGCCGGATCACCGCCACGAATATGTGGCAAAAGTTTCGGAGATATTAAAGCCTGAGGGCCTCTTCTTAGGCATACTTTTCGCGGAACAAGATCCACCACGAGATGAAGGGCCGCCGTTCATGCTTAACGAAGCCCAGATCGAAGCATTGTTTGGGTCAGGCTTTGATTTGGTGTCTTGGGAATCGCAGCCAAACCGTGCTACACCTAGCATTATCACGAGGGAGTGGCTGTGTGTATGGCGTAAGAAATCATAA
- a CDS encoding ABC transporter substrate-binding protein, with protein MVHRCLALLTLALITSPTNTLAVNAKLKIGVVRPKSGPMSPIGDELMNGIQVAFDKISESKNKGLAPSIQIIQEDDGGKGSTAMTATQRLIDRHRVHILIGSISNTINHSIAEVASRKNRLLILPIGTDTDLMAKGKNVFSISLTESQQGSALGKFAKTVLKKDKALILEEQENPYSQALASSFVSRFKKIGGTEAQTLSYKPNNQGFQNASNKASQIDHDVVFIPGFYFDASSLMKQFRQKGMEKIFIGGDGWDTYGIKEAFGPELSGHYYYTPYSVQDPHPALQRFVRSFEKKFKKSPSIAAFAGYEAFNLAVYAYKRVKSNRTSPLESFLRKARKLPSLTGPMRMNSSRSPNKPATIMVTTPQGSQYMTKVTP; from the coding sequence ATGGTCCACAGATGTCTCGCGCTCTTGACCTTAGCGCTGATCACCTCACCCACGAACACACTGGCAGTGAATGCCAAGTTGAAAATTGGAGTTGTCCGCCCAAAATCCGGGCCGATGAGCCCCATCGGGGACGAACTCATGAACGGAATTCAAGTCGCCTTTGACAAGATTTCTGAGTCAAAGAACAAGGGCCTTGCACCGAGTATTCAGATCATTCAAGAAGATGATGGCGGAAAGGGCTCGACAGCGATGACTGCAACTCAACGCCTCATCGATCGCCATCGAGTTCACATCCTCATTGGGTCGATCTCCAATACAATCAATCACTCTATCGCCGAAGTTGCCTCTCGCAAGAATCGACTTCTCATACTACCGATTGGCACAGATACAGATCTCATGGCCAAGGGCAAAAACGTCTTCAGTATTTCTTTGACGGAATCACAGCAGGGATCAGCCCTCGGCAAGTTTGCCAAGACGGTTTTAAAAAAAGATAAAGCCCTCATCTTAGAAGAGCAAGAAAACCCCTACTCTCAGGCGCTAGCTAGCAGCTTTGTCAGCCGCTTCAAAAAAATTGGCGGTACAGAAGCCCAAACCCTGTCTTATAAACCCAACAATCAAGGGTTCCAAAATGCCAGCAACAAGGCTAGCCAGATTGATCACGATGTGGTTTTCATACCAGGGTTTTACTTCGACGCCAGTTCCCTCATGAAACAATTCAGACAGAAAGGCATGGAGAAGATCTTCATTGGAGGAGACGGCTGGGATACCTACGGCATTAAAGAAGCATTTGGCCCTGAATTATCAGGTCATTATTACTATACTCCATATTCGGTTCAGGACCCACACCCGGCTTTACAGAGATTTGTTCGATCCTTTGAGAAAAAGTTCAAGAAAAGTCCTAGCATCGCAGCATTTGCAGGGTACGAAGCTTTTAATCTAGCCGTATATGCCTACAAGAGGGTAAAATCAAATCGGACGTCACCTCTAGAATCATTCTTACGCAAAGCTCGTAAGCTACCAAGTCTCACGGGCCCTATGAGAATGAACTCTTCTCGCAGTCCGAATAAGCCTGCTACGATCATGGTGACAACTCCACAAGGCTCACAATATATGACGAAGGTAACACCCTAG
- a CDS encoding class I SAM-dependent methyltransferase, protein MEDTIERIHADVKDMYEAYPYPAYPLWVKLRWQEAYQGTAGFTACLAKSPALEHSRYPRILLAGCGETQPYIIRKIEPSKNNIDAVDISSKSIRRARTRLIWETKPVHFFNADIDTFLLHHCEEYDHVDCYGVLHHLANPTKSLELIHQSLKPGGTVRLMVYNLVARSWIYHVKRALLLLGFDPGLQPHVKAAQEFLKSVSFWVPNLGSKFHDMGTKTFSHPARFVDTFFHAREARIDIRDWFSAVQGCGFRVLGLFDRYAELDDLPNPLWQAPKTSDLQSRMDDKRFENNLEIYLQKETNVSLLKSPKTPKGLAFHLFLKTAPLSWFQFEETKDIPFTLKQKLWWHHIRCVYLQQSESIDLLLAELDTPARQRLARVGAVFPRQVKRQEYLRQMKEPIWAEMETPQRGLRTSIEDTPLPAVIRSILVKNKKRLDNEHLIIKRLDRAQTC, encoded by the coding sequence ATGGAAGACACCATAGAACGGATTCATGCCGACGTTAAGGATATGTACGAAGCGTATCCTTACCCCGCATATCCGCTTTGGGTGAAGCTTCGTTGGCAAGAAGCCTATCAGGGAACCGCGGGTTTTACTGCTTGTCTCGCGAAGTCTCCCGCTCTCGAACATTCTCGATACCCTCGTATACTACTGGCAGGCTGCGGTGAAACCCAGCCCTATATCATTCGCAAAATTGAGCCTAGTAAAAACAATATCGATGCGGTGGACATTTCAAGCAAGAGCATCCGGCGAGCGCGAACCCGCTTGATCTGGGAAACGAAACCAGTTCACTTTTTTAACGCTGATATTGATACATTTCTGCTACATCACTGTGAAGAGTACGATCATGTGGATTGCTATGGAGTTTTACATCACCTCGCAAACCCAACGAAGAGTCTGGAACTCATCCACCAGTCATTGAAGCCTGGTGGCACGGTGCGGCTGATGGTCTACAATTTAGTAGCTCGGTCCTGGATTTATCACGTCAAGCGCGCCCTCCTGCTTCTTGGCTTTGACCCCGGACTGCAACCCCATGTCAAGGCAGCTCAGGAGTTTTTAAAAAGTGTAAGCTTCTGGGTCCCCAACTTGGGAAGCAAGTTTCACGATATGGGAACAAAAACCTTCAGCCATCCCGCTCGTTTCGTTGACACCTTCTTCCATGCCCGCGAGGCTCGCATCGATATCAGAGATTGGTTTTCCGCTGTGCAAGGCTGTGGATTTCGAGTTCTTGGCCTCTTCGACCGCTATGCTGAGCTTGACGACTTACCCAACCCCCTATGGCAGGCGCCAAAAACATCCGATCTACAGAGCCGCATGGATGACAAGCGATTTGAAAACAATCTTGAGATCTACCTGCAAAAAGAAACCAATGTCAGTCTGCTAAAAAGCCCCAAAACCCCCAAGGGACTTGCCTTTCACCTGTTCCTAAAAACTGCGCCGCTATCATGGTTTCAATTTGAAGAAACCAAGGATATTCCCTTTACACTCAAACAGAAGCTCTGGTGGCACCATATCCGCTGCGTCTACTTGCAGCAGTCCGAATCCATCGACCTCCTCCTGGCAGAACTAGATACCCCAGCGCGACAGAGGCTTGCCCGTGTTGGTGCCGTATTCCCTAGGCAGGTCAAACGCCAAGAGTACCTCCGGCAGATGAAGGAGCCTATTTGGGCAGAGATGGAAACCCCCCAGCGTGGCCTACGCACTAGTATCGAGGATACGCCACTACCAGCAGTGATTCGTTCAATTCTTGTGAAGAATAAGAAGCGCCTAGACAATGAGCACTTAATCATCAAGCGTTTGGATCGGGCTCAGACTTGCTGA
- the trmD gene encoding tRNA (guanosine(37)-N1)-methyltransferase TrmD has translation MKRFSFITIHPQFIESYLSFGVFKSAQDRGLVSVDIINLRDFAVDRHGSVDDRAYGGGDGMIMRPEPLAQAVNHIRTPQSFVIFPSPHGQSWSHQNASQLTSSQDKQHLIFICGRFGGIDQRFIDRYVDLQVSMGDFVVSGGELPSLLMSDSILRLVPGVLGNQDSSELDSFSPGLSGLLEHPQYTRPLVFEGCEVPAVLRSGNHKAIEQWKHQQSKAVTEQYRPDLLSKSEPDPNA, from the coding sequence ATGAAACGCTTCAGTTTCATCACCATCCATCCTCAATTTATTGAATCCTATCTCAGTTTTGGGGTGTTTAAGTCTGCTCAGGATCGAGGCTTGGTATCTGTTGATATCATAAATCTTCGTGATTTTGCGGTTGACCGTCATGGGTCTGTCGATGACCGTGCCTACGGCGGAGGCGACGGGATGATCATGCGTCCTGAGCCCTTAGCCCAGGCAGTGAATCACATTAGGACCCCGCAAAGCTTTGTGATCTTTCCGAGTCCCCATGGGCAGTCGTGGTCTCATCAAAATGCCTCACAATTAACAAGCAGCCAGGACAAGCAGCACCTTATCTTTATTTGCGGCCGCTTTGGTGGCATCGATCAACGTTTCATCGATCGCTATGTGGATTTACAAGTCAGCATGGGCGACTTTGTCGTGTCTGGTGGTGAGCTGCCGAGTCTTTTGATGAGTGACTCTATCCTAAGGCTGGTGCCCGGTGTGCTGGGTAACCAAGATAGCTCCGAACTGGATTCTTTCAGCCCAGGATTGTCTGGGCTGCTAGAGCACCCTCAGTATACAAGGCCACTTGTTTTTGAAGGCTGCGAGGTTCCGGCTGTGTTACGGAGTGGCAACCATAAAGCCATCGAGCAATGGAAGCATCAGCAGTCCAAGGCTGTCACCGAGCAATATCGCCCTGACTTGCTCAGCAAGTCTGAGCCCGATCCAAACGCTTGA
- a CDS encoding ribosome maturation factor RimM, whose protein sequence is MTAKRVSKTNVTDQWIKIGIVGKAHGLYGAFFLSGRDSELDDSVSDLRVGEKPGQGKSLRIKSRKSHNGRTIIQTQEISGRDQLDEIKGKIVWCPRDQIAVDEQEYLWDDLIGKSVIDANDQPMGVIERMNNYGASDIVELLDGRGRLSIPFVPSYFDMNFDADSNELRLVVSADVFDESWEEA, encoded by the coding sequence TTGACCGCAAAGCGGGTAAGTAAGACGAACGTGACAGACCAATGGATCAAAATAGGCATCGTAGGCAAGGCTCATGGCCTCTACGGAGCCTTTTTTCTTTCTGGGCGAGACTCCGAGTTGGATGACTCCGTGTCTGACTTGCGTGTTGGGGAAAAGCCTGGTCAGGGTAAGTCTCTTCGAATCAAATCCCGCAAAAGTCATAATGGTCGTACTATCATTCAGACTCAGGAAATATCTGGTCGTGATCAGCTCGATGAGATCAAAGGGAAGATAGTCTGGTGCCCCAGGGATCAAATTGCTGTCGATGAGCAGGAGTACCTTTGGGATGATCTGATTGGTAAGTCAGTGATTGATGCCAATGATCAGCCGATGGGTGTGATTGAGCGGATGAACAACTACGGAGCCAGTGACATCGTTGAGCTGCTCGATGGCAGAGGGCGACTGTCAATTCCTTTTGTTCCTTCGTACTTCGATATGAATTTCGATGCTGATAGTAACGAGCTTCGCCTTGTTGTCTCAGCTGATGTCTTTGATGAGTCTTGGGAAGAAGCATGA
- the rpsP gene encoding 30S ribosomal protein S16, with protein MALTLRLQRHGSTHRPFYHIVATDSRRPRDGRFIEKLGYYDPNHKPSIMEVKADRVQYWYSHGAVVTDAVKTILKRKEVKLDRKAGK; from the coding sequence ATGGCACTGACATTACGACTACAACGTCACGGTAGTACTCACAGACCTTTTTATCACATTGTTGCAACTGACTCTCGTCGCCCTCGCGATGGCCGCTTCATCGAGAAGCTTGGGTACTACGATCCAAATCACAAGCCATCAATCATGGAAGTAAAAGCTGATCGTGTTCAGTACTGGTACTCCCATGGCGCTGTTGTGACTGACGCTGTTAAGACTATCCTCAAAAGAAAAGAAGTCAAGCTTGACCGCAAAGCGGGTAAGTAA
- a CDS encoding MBL fold metallo-hydrolase, which produces MKLKMWGTRGSLPRAINNQYFVNLVDHYARKAEKAGLSSISDFRNAIRDGDLGDPLVFGGNTTCNEIIYKNHRFFVDMGTGFAEAASEVMAQGRTEFTIFQTHLHWDHIMGLPFFVPIYIPGNKLTIYHVHPHAPEYIKCQFNGINFPVKWEELGADIVFKQIKMYQKLQFDSLTISAFALDHPGGSFGYRFDAEGYSLAIGVDGEYKRLTPKDLGKDHVYYTNLDLLVFDAQYEMDELASRFDWGHCSPPIGVDLALREGIRNLILTHHDPRSPEEKEFRMAQQAMVHLQKQIPAYQDTWTKLNQPEGPNIYLAYDGLEFNLSKLEPRSQLPK; this is translated from the coding sequence GTGAAGCTCAAAATGTGGGGAACCAGAGGCTCGCTGCCAAGGGCCATCAATAACCAGTATTTTGTCAACCTGGTCGATCACTACGCTCGCAAGGCTGAGAAAGCTGGCCTTTCCTCTATCAGCGACTTTAGGAACGCCATTCGCGATGGCGATCTTGGTGATCCATTGGTTTTTGGTGGCAACACAACATGCAACGAGATTATCTATAAAAATCATCGCTTTTTCGTCGATATGGGCACCGGCTTTGCCGAGGCGGCGTCTGAAGTGATGGCTCAAGGCCGGACTGAGTTTACGATCTTCCAGACCCACCTTCACTGGGACCACATCATGGGCCTACCATTTTTCGTGCCCATCTATATTCCTGGAAACAAGCTGACAATCTATCACGTCCACCCGCATGCGCCGGAATACATCAAATGCCAGTTCAATGGCATCAACTTTCCCGTGAAGTGGGAGGAGCTTGGCGCAGACATCGTTTTCAAGCAGATCAAGATGTACCAGAAGCTTCAATTTGATTCTCTGACCATCTCTGCTTTTGCCCTCGACCACCCCGGTGGCTCGTTCGGCTACCGATTTGATGCTGAGGGCTACTCCTTAGCCATCGGTGTGGACGGGGAATACAAGCGCCTGACCCCCAAAGATTTGGGTAAGGACCATGTGTATTATACCAATCTCGATCTTCTTGTCTTTGATGCCCAGTACGAGATGGACGAATTAGCCAGCCGGTTCGACTGGGGTCATTGTTCGCCACCCATTGGTGTGGACCTCGCCCTGCGAGAGGGTATTCGAAACTTGATCTTAACCCATCATGACCCTCGGTCCCCTGAGGAAAAAGAGTTTCGCATGGCTCAGCAAGCCATGGTCCATTTGCAGAAACAGATCCCAGCCTACCAGGATACTTGGACAAAGCTCAATCAACCAGAAGGGCCAAATATCTACCTTGCTTACGATGGACTTGAGTTCAATTTGTCGAAGCTGGAGCCCCGTAGCCAGCTGCCCAAGTAG
- a CDS encoding CFI-box-CTERM domain-containing protein → MHSTAFKLLIVSALLLSGNAWADIDFNEDITIARLPRNDSSYIELTVSINDIPDADFGGSPTNDGIVNLMVQRLDVCIEQNTGETDSEQLCDNMITYSGKGSLDPTDISKLSTTYFMTFIDSAFEIVDNEDDTSDITFGLKIQIDESDLAEGETRSFSLSTQFELDYQDITDKLDVTTSQSTPVNQSPASLTSRSTNRGVLMFWTGSDSVTFQDGTTGRPSGVRGILVPVTDGDQELNIATTYRAVAGSDPVTYSEVDLDGCILSVSLATDNTQTDSCTFSCSELGYINDDRITSEVFPTVKVKSTVSGEALSFSGSDLVDPEATNQAYAMIAQYLPDGLLQQSSDGQPFEASCVIAYPTLSFTYAQLSGAGDPKQQNPTCFIATAAYGHPMHQNLNDLRWFRDNILESIAIGRTLVSLYYEYSPALASRIAINDDYKTFTRAALWAPVKYISALRQSPGATLMATLSLMIAPFALGAFRRRAKQA, encoded by the coding sequence ATGCACAGCACCGCCTTCAAGCTCCTTATTGTTAGCGCCCTGCTCCTCAGTGGCAATGCCTGGGCCGACATCGATTTTAACGAAGACATCACGATCGCTCGTCTGCCGCGCAACGACTCGTCCTATATTGAGCTAACGGTATCGATCAATGATATTCCTGATGCAGACTTCGGTGGCTCCCCGACGAACGATGGCATCGTTAATCTCATGGTTCAGCGATTGGATGTCTGCATCGAACAAAATACTGGTGAAACTGATTCCGAGCAACTTTGCGACAATATGATTACCTATAGCGGCAAAGGCTCACTTGACCCGACAGATATCAGTAAGCTATCCACAACCTACTTTATGACGTTTATCGACTCAGCCTTTGAAATCGTAGATAACGAAGACGACACATCAGACATAACCTTTGGCCTTAAGATTCAAATTGACGAGAGTGACCTTGCTGAAGGGGAAACCCGTTCGTTTTCCCTATCCACGCAGTTTGAGCTAGACTACCAAGATATTACCGACAAGCTAGATGTCACAACCAGCCAATCCACTCCAGTAAACCAAAGCCCCGCAAGTCTTACATCCAGATCCACCAATCGCGGGGTTCTGATGTTCTGGACAGGTAGCGACAGCGTTACCTTTCAAGATGGCACAACCGGAAGACCCTCTGGCGTGCGGGGAATATTAGTTCCAGTCACTGACGGTGACCAAGAGCTTAATATCGCCACAACCTATCGGGCTGTTGCCGGTAGTGATCCTGTAACTTACTCCGAGGTGGACCTTGACGGCTGTATTCTATCAGTAAGCCTCGCTACCGATAACACCCAGACCGATAGCTGTACCTTTTCATGCTCTGAGCTTGGCTATATCAACGATGACCGCATCACGAGCGAAGTTTTTCCAACAGTCAAAGTTAAATCCACAGTCAGTGGAGAAGCTCTATCTTTCAGCGGTTCGGACCTTGTTGACCCTGAAGCCACCAATCAAGCCTATGCAATGATCGCTCAATACTTGCCTGATGGCTTGCTACAGCAAAGCAGTGACGGCCAGCCCTTCGAAGCCTCTTGCGTGATTGCTTACCCCACGTTGAGCTTTACCTACGCCCAGCTTTCCGGTGCAGGAGACCCGAAGCAACAAAACCCAACATGCTTTATTGCAACCGCCGCTTACGGCCACCCTATGCATCAAAACTTAAATGACCTGCGATGGTTTCGGGACAACATCCTAGAAAGTATTGCCATAGGCCGCACTCTGGTTTCCCTATACTACGAGTATAGCCCGGCACTGGCGAGCCGCATCGCAATCAACGATGATTACAAAACATTCACAAGAGCAGCATTGTGGGCCCCAGTAAAATACATTAGCGCCCTTCGTCAATCCCCAGGGGCGACACTGATGGCAACCCTCTCTCTTATGATCGCTCCCTTTGCACTAGGGGCTTTCCGACGGCGGGCGAAACAAGCCTAA